The following coding sequences lie in one Nakaseomyces glabratus chromosome K, complete sequence genomic window:
- the SRP21 gene encoding signal recognition particle subunit SRP21 (CAGL0K11660g~Ortholog(s) have role in SRP-dependent cotranslational protein targeting to membrane, translocation and nucleus, signal recognition particle, endoplasmic reticulum targeting localization) translates to MSVKPIDTFIENSVKLFEANPSGSSITISYHGGAKADPVVFRTHNPHLSTTYKYQTKMNKEVSRVLNALGPRGVSMNPISKIAKRRNYLDVVKKAKQMNNSKISKKQAKLIRKAQTNPIVNTIGIGKLIANEDIKEVKTESTSGGAGNKKTKQKKNKNNKDSTPVVNTSANAQSKGKNKKNKNKKKR, encoded by the coding sequence ATGTCTGTGAAACCCATTGATACGTTTATCGAGAACAGTGTGAAGCTGTTTGAAGCCAACCCATCGGGGTCTAGCATAACTATAAGTTATCACGGTGGTGCCAAGGCTGACCCTGTGGTGTTCCGCACGCATAACCCACACTTGTCGACCACGTACAAGTACCAGACGAAGATGAACAAGGAAGTGTCCCGTGTGCTAAACGCTTTGGGTCCCAGAGGTGTGTCTATGAATCCGATCAGCAAGATAGCGAAGAGGCGCAATTACCTTGATGTGGTGAAGAAGGCCAAGCAGATGAACAACAGCAAGATAAGTAAGAAGCAGGCGAAACTGATCAGAAAAGCACAGACGAACCCAATCGTGAATACTATCGGTATTGGTAAGCTTATCGCCAACGAGGATATCAAGGAGGTGAAGACTGAAAGCACATCCGGAGGTGCTGGAAACAAGAAAACcaagcaaaagaagaacaagaacaacaaggaTAGCACACCAGTGGTGAACACCAGTGCGAATGCACAATCTAAGggaaagaacaagaagaacaagaacaagaagaagcgTTAA
- the ATG31 gene encoding Atg31p (CAGL0K11682g~Ortholog(s) have role in autophagy of mitochondrion, late nucleophagy, piecemeal microautophagy of nucleus and cytosol, pre-autophagosomal structure localization), producing MEPLSLTVYDRNIWHLFKKEEGAPQAMFPTNIKYIFEDDDDVADVDDLVFQQQQPDSELENVIIVEIDGAGQLENVELISDQYEMLSYRRERPVSLASQRSLSWLTSGNDTGGDAGKKSGDISDPAAGPDVPREAPLSIELELVSEFKDYRNLNLEDLKLDELTRIFCIQNKQLQMISDALN from the coding sequence ATGGAACCGCTGTCGCTGACTGTGTATGACAGGAATATATGGCACCTGTTTAAGAAGGAGGAAGGCGCGCCGCAGGCCATGTTCCCGACTAACATCAAGTACATATTCGAGGATGACGACGACGTCGCTGATGTGGACGACCTGGTGTtccaacagcagcagccgGACAGTGAGCTGGAGAACGTTATTATTGTGGAGATCGACGGCGCCGGGCAGCTGGAGAACGTCGAGCTGATCAGCGATCAGTATGAGATGCTGTCGTACAGGCGGGAGCGGCCCGTGAGCTTGGCATCGCAGAGGTCGTTATCGTGGCTGACCAGCGGCAACGACACCGGTGGTGACGCTGGCAAGAAGTCAGGGGACATCTCAGATCCGGCTGCGGGCCCCGATGTGCCGCGGGAGGCACCACTGAGCATTGAACTGGAGCTGGTCTCAGAGTTCAAGGACTACAGGAATCTGAACCTCGAGGACCTCAAACTAGATGAATTGACCAGGATATTCTGTATACAGAACAAACAGCTACAGATGATATCGGACGCATTGAATTAA
- the SES1 gene encoding serine--tRNA ligase SES1 (CAGL0K11726g~Ortholog(s) have serine-tRNA ligase activity, role in seryl-tRNA aminoacylation and cytoplasmic stress granule, cytosol localization), with the protein MLDINQFIEEKGGNPELIRQSQKARYASVELVDEIIADYKDWVKTRFELDELNKKLNKLQKDIGMKFKAKEDASELLAEKDKLSEEKKQLIEKEQKEDKDLRQKVNQIGNIVHPSVVVSNDEENNELVRTWKPEGLADVGPVASVTGKPAALSHHEILLRLDGYDPERGVKISGHRGYFFRNYGVFLNQALINYGLHFLASKGYIPLQAPVMMNKEVMAKTAQLSQFDEELYKVIDGEDEKYLIATSEQPISAYHSGEWFEKPQEQLPIRYVGYSSCFRREAGSHGKDAWGVFRVHAFEKIEQFCITEPEKSWEEFDRMIANSEEFYQSLKLPYRVVGIVSGELNNAAAKKYDLEAWFPYQKEYKELVSCSNCTDYQSRNLEIRSGIKKMNDREKKYVHCLNSTLAATQRALCCVLENYQTEDGLIVPEVLRKYIPGEPEFLPFVKELPKNSTSNKKK; encoded by the coding sequence ATGTTGGATATCAACCAGTTTATTGAAGAGAAAGGTGGTAACCCTGAGCTGATCAGACAGTCTCAGAAGGCTAGATATGCCAGTGTTGAGTTAGTTGATGAGATTATTGCTGACTACAAGGACTGGGTCAAGACGAGGTTTGAGCTGGATGAGTTGAACAAGAAGCTGAACAAGTTGCAGAAGGACATCGGTATGAAGTTCAAGGCCAAGGAGGATGCTAGCGAGCTCTTGGCTGAGAAGGACAAGCTGAGCgaggagaagaagcaaTTGATCGAGAAGGAGCAGAAGGAGGACAAGGATCTGAGACAGAAGGTGAATCAGATTGGTAACATTGTCCACCCATCTGTGGTTGTCTCTAATGATGAGGAGAACAACGAGCTGGTCCGTACTTGGAAGCCAGAGGGCTTGGCTGATGTCGGCCCAGTTGCCTCCGTTACTGGTAAGCCAGCCGCTTTGTCTCACCACGAGATCTTGCTAAGACTGGACGGTTACGACCCAGAGCGTGGTGTTAAGATCTCTGGCCACAGAGGTTACTTCTTCAGAAACTACGGTGTCTTCTTGAACCAGGCTTTGATCAACTACGGTCTGCACTTCTTGGCCAGCAAGGGTTACATCCCATTGCAAGCCCCAGTCATGATGAACAAAGAAGTTATGGCCAAGACCGCCCAATTGTCCCAATTCGACGAAGAACTATACAAGGTCATCGATGGTGAAGACGAGAAGTACTTGATTGCTACTTCTGAACAGCCAATCTCTGCTTACCACAGCGGTGAATGGTTTGAGAAGCCACAGGAACAACTGCCAATCCGTTACGTTGGTTACTCCTCCTGTTTCCGTAGAGAAGCCGGTTCTCACGGTAAGGACGCTTGGGGTGTTTTCAGAGTCCACGCCTTCGAGAAGATTGAACAGTTCTGTATAACCGAACCAGAGAAGTCCTGGGAAGAGTTCGACAGAATGATCGCTAACTCCGAAGAATTCTACCAATCCTTGAAACTTCCATACCGTGTTGTTGGTATCGTCTCCGGTGAATTGAACAACGCCGCTGCCAAGAAGTACGATCTAGAGGCTTGGTTCCCATACCAAAAGGAATACAAGGAATTGGTTTCCTGCTCCAACTGTACTGACTACCAATCCAGAAACTTGGAAATCAGAAGTGGTATCAAGAAGATGAACGACAGAGAGAAGAAGTACGTCCACTGTTTGAACTCCACCTTGGCTGCTACCCAAAGGGCCCTATGTTGTGTTCTTGAAAACTACCAAACCGAGGATGGTTTGATTGTTCCAGAAGTCTTGAGAAAGTACATCCCAGGTGAACCAGAATTCTTGCCATTCGTTAAGGAACTACCAAAGAACTCCACCtccaacaagaagaaataa